GGCGGCATCGCCATCCTCGACAATAAACTGATGCTGGGCGAAACCATCGGCAGGGACTATCCCGGTTGCCGCATCGACCTGCCCGATGTCGGCATCGTCACCGCGACTTTGCAAATTCGCAATTCGCTGGACATGACCCTGCTCAACAATAAGCTGAACCGCCGCCTCGGCTGCCAGTTCGTCGACCTGCCGCGCAGCATGCTGGCGCACGTGCAGCGCTATATCACGCGCCTTGAACGAGAACGCAATGCGCGCATGGCGGGGCTGGGTTAATTCAATCCAGAGTCAAAGCTTAACGTTTCGCAAAAGCGTAGCGAGCGGCGATGATTTGCGGCCGAGACGCGCAGCTGTGCTGTAGCACAGCGAGCATCGCAGGCCGCAAAGCGCGCCGCGCAGTAGCTTTGGCTTTGGCGATACGTTAAACTTGCATATTCATGATCTCATGATATGCAGCAACTAATTTATTCCTTACCTGCACCGTCGCCTGGAATTCGATGCTCGACTTTTGCATCGATACCATCACGTCCGACAGGCTGACCTTTTCGTCACCCATGGTAAAGCGCTGGCCCAGCGCCGACGAAGCCTGTTGCGCGCCGCTCACGGAATCCAGTGCGCTCTTGAAGGCATCGGCAAAATTCACCTTCGCCGCCGGCATCTCGGTCTGGATCGCCGGTATTTTCGCCTCCGGCCGCGTGGCCGCCGACTTCAGTTGCGCGATCATCGCCTCGATCCTGCTGCTATCGATACCGCCTGTTTTCACTTCGCCTCCCGATTCTGGTGTGCTTCATAACTGTTCCATGCCTGTTGCACCCAGAGAACAAAACCCTGGCTTGCAAGGCAACGACGGGTACAATAACTTCCGTCACATGTTGCCAGGGTTCCACAATACCAGCGCCAACGCCAGCCGCTCGGCCGAGCAGGCGGCAAAAGCGCCTTCTATTTGGACGATTGAAGCGCGTGACAGTGGCGGATAATTCTGCATATCGCCCCCTCCTCCAGTGGAAGCGGCCCCCACTCACTACCCAACATACGCGCCCCGGAAGGCAATCATGGCTGTAGCCGAAGAAATCGATGTGAACCGCATACCACCGGAACCGGCGCCTGGCCGCTCGCCCGTGGAGTCCGTGCAAGCTTTCGCCAAGACGCCGATGGGCAAGAATTTCCTGCGCGGTCTGGGCGTGGCGGCACTGGTTGCCATCGGCGTGGCCCTGTACATGTGGAACCAGCCGCCCGAGTACAAGGTCCTGTTTTCCAACTACACGGACCGCGACGGCGGCGCCATCACCGCTTCGCTGGACCAGCTGGGCATCAAGCACAAGTTTTCCGAAGGCGGCGGCGCCATTCTCGTGCCGTCCGAGCAAGTCCATGACGCGCGCCTGAAACTGGCCGCGCAAGGCTTGCCGAAGGGCGGCAACGTGGGCTTCGAGCTGATGGAAAACCAGAAGCTCGGTGTCTCGCAATTCCTCGAACAGGTCAATTTCCAGCGCGCGCTCGAAGGCGAGCTGGCAAAATCGATCGAATCCGTGTCCGCCGTCGATACGGCGCGTGTCCACCTGGCGCTGCCCAAACCGTCCGTTTTCGTGCGCGAACAGCAAAAACCGACGGCTTCCGTGCTGCTGAACCTGCACCCGGGCCGCGGCCTGGACCAGCTGCAGGTGAGCGCCATCGTGCACCTGGTGGCGTCGAGCGTGCCCGAATTGCTGCCAATCAATGTCACTGTGGTCGACCAGGCCGGCACCCTGCTGTCGAACCAGGAAAAGGACAAGGACCGCGCCAACGGCATCAAGAGCCTGGACCCGAACCAGCTGAAATACGTGCAGCAATTGCAGCAAAGCGTGATCAAGCAGGTCGAATCGATCTTGCTGCCCATCGTCGGCGAAGGCAATGTGCGCGCCGAAGCGACGGCCGATGTCGATTTCTCGCAAAGCGAACAGGCGGCCGAAACCTACAAGCCGAACTCGCCGCCGGAAGCGTCCACCATCCGCAGCCAGCAAACGAGCGAATCGACGGGCGCCGGCAATGCCAACCCGTCCGGCGTGCCGGGCGCGCTGTCGAACCAGCCGCCAGGCGTGGCGACGGCGCCATTGACGGCCGAGGCGCCGGGCGCCCCGGCTGGCGCGCCGACGGCGCCGACACAGAAGGAATCGACGACCAATTATGAAGTCGACAAGACCGTGCGCTACGAGCAGAAATCCATGGGCGGCCTGCGCCGCCTGTCGGTGGCCGTCGTCGTCAACTACCGCCGCAGCTTCGACAAGGATGGCAAGGTCACGGTCAAGCCGATTTCCCCTGCCGAAATGGTCCAGATCAACAATCTGGTCAAGGAAGCGATGGGCTACAACAAGGAGCGCGGCGACAGCTTCAGCGTGGCCAACTCGCCGTTCGACGGCATCGACCGCGCGCCGGAAGGCAAGCTCGAGTGGTGGCGCGACCCGGCCAACTTGCCGCTGGCCAAGGAACTGGCGAAATTCCTCATCACGGCCCTGATCCTGCTGTACATCTTCATCAAGATCGTGCGCCCGATGCTGCGCCCCGTGATGCGCAAGATCGACGATTTCGGCGCCCCGCCGCCCGTCATCGAGCCGGAACTGGCCAAGGAGGGCGAAGAAAACGAAGTCCTGCTCAGCGAAGCGGAGCTGGAAGAACTGGAAGAAGATACGGCGCGCGGTTATCGCGAAAACCTGGCGATGGCCAGAAAACTGGCGCAGGAAGACCCGCGCGTGGTGGCCAACGTAATCAAAGCATGGATAGGCAATAATGACTGAGACAACGGGACTGCAAAAAGCATCGATCCTGATGCTGGCACTGGGCGAGAGCGAAGCGGCCGAGGTCATGAAATTCCTCGGCCCGCGCGAAGTGCTGAAACTGGGCGCCGCCATGGCCACCATGAAGGGCATCGCGCACGAGCAGGTGGTCGAGGTGCTCGGCGACTTCCGCGCGCAGACGGAACTCAATTCCACCGTCGGCCTCGATTCGGACGAATATATCCGGCAAGTGCTGACCAAGGCGCTGGGCGACGACAAGGCGTCCGTGCTGCTGTCGCGCATCCTGGGCGGCAAGGATGCCTCCGGCATCGAATCGCTGAAATGGATGGACTCGCAATCCGTGTCCGAGCTGATCCGCAACGAACACCCGCAGATCATCGCCACCATCCTCGTCCACCTGGAACGCGACCAGGCCTGCGAAATCCTCGGCCACTTCACGGACCGCCTGCGCAACGACGTGGTCTTGCGCATCGCCACCCTGGACGGCGTGCAGCCGGCCGCCTTGCGCGAACTCAACGATGTGCTGACAAAACTGCTGTCGGGTAACGAAAACATCAAGAAATCGTCGCTGGGCGGCGTGCGCGCGGCAGCCGAAATCCTGAACTTCATGAGCGGCGAGCAGGAAGGCTCCGTCATGGACAATATCAAGAACTACGACAACGACATGGCGCAAAAGATCATGGACGAAATGTTCGTGTTCGACAACGTGATCGATATCGACGACCGCGGCATCCAGCTGCTGCTGCGCGAAGTGCAGTCGGAAATGCTGATCATCGCCCTGAAGGGCGCCTCGCAGGAACTGCGCGACAAGATCTTCAAGAACATGTCGCAGCGCGCCGGCGAGATGATGCGCGAAGACCTCGAATCGAAAGGCCCCGTGCGCCTGTCGGAAGTGGAATCGCAGCAGAAACAGATCCTGCAGATCGTGCGCCGCCTGGCGGACGAGGGACAGATTGTCTTAGGCGGAAAAGGCGAGGATTCGTTTGTCTAATTTGATTCCCAAAGAGCAGCAAACCGCGTACCAGCGCTGGGAAATGACCTCGTTTGGCGACGAGCGCCCCAGCGTGGTGGCGGCGCGCAAGCTGCTCGAACCCGATCCCGAACCGGAATTCGATCCTTTTGCCGAGCTGCACGAGGAAGAGCCGGCCCCGCCGCTCGAATACCCGACGCAGGAAGAAATCGACGCCATCCGCGAGGAAGCGCGCGCCACGGCCTTCGAGGAAGGCCGCGCTGCCGGCTATGCGGAAGGCCACGCGGCCGGGCATGCCGACGGCCATGCCGAATCGTATGCACAAGGCAAGGCTGCCTCGGCCGTGGAACTGGCGCACCTGCAAACCATCGCCGTCGACTTCGGCACGGCCGTGCACCAGGCCGACGAACTGATCGCCAACGACGTGATGGAACTGGCCCTGCAGCTGGCCAAGGGCATGCTCAAGACCGCCTTGCCCGTGCGCCCCGAACTGATGCTGCCGATGGTGCGCGAAGCCATCGAATACTTGCCTGTGCTGCAACAACCGGCCTTGCTGATGCTCAATCCGGAAGACGCGCAAGTAGTACGCGACGGTATCGGCGATGAACTCGACAAAGGTGGCTGGCGCGTCATCGAAGATCCGTCCGTGGAACGCGGCGGTTGCAAGATCGACACGGCCAGCAACCAGATCGACGCGCAGGCATCCACCCGCTGGCAGCGCCTGACGCATGCGCTGGGCAAAGACCTGGACTGGCTGGCGCCGTGAGCGAGCCCGTCAAAGGCCCCACTGCCCATGCGGCGCGCTGGCGCGCCTACCTGAGCGATTGTTCGGCCGTGGTCGGCTTTGTCGAACCGATGCAAATTTCAGGCCGCGTCACGCGCGTGGCCGGCCTGGTGATGGAAGCGGTGGGCCTGCGCCTGGCCGTCGGCGCCGCCTGTACCGTGCCGCTGCCCAATGGCGGCCGGGTCGAGGCGGAAGTGGTGGGTTTTGAAGGCGACCGCCTGTTTTTGATGCCGCAAAGCGACGTCGAGGGCATCGTGCCCGGCACGCGCGTGTTTTCCGTCGAGCCGGCCATCCCCCGCCCCGGCAGCGTGGCGCACCCGCGCCGCCGCCCCAGCGACCGCGCGCGCCACCTGCCCGTGGGGCCGCAACTGCTGGGCCGCGTGCTCGACGGCGCGGGCCGTCCGCTTGACCAGCTGGGCCCGCTGCACACGACCGACAGCGCCCCCATCAACGTACGCCCCGCCAATCCCCTGGGCCGCGCGCCCATCGTCGATACGCTCGACGTGGGCGTGCGCTCGATCAACGCGATGCTGACCGTGGGCCGCGGCCAGCGCATGGGCCTGTTCGCCGGTTCCGGCGTCGGCAAGAGCGTGCTGCTGGGCATGATGGCCCGCTACACGGAGGCGGACGTGATCGTCGTCGGCCTGATCGGCGAACGGGGCCGCGAAGTAAAGGAATTCATCGAGCAAATCCTCGGCCCCGAAGGCCTGGCCCGTTCCGTCGTCGTGGCCGCGCCGGCCGACACGCCGCCGCTGATGCGCCTGCAAGGGGCCGCGTATGCGACGGCGATTGCCGAACATTTCCGCGATCAGGGGCAAAATGTGCTGTTGATCATGGATTCGCTGACCCGCTACGCCATGGCGCAGCGCGAAATCGCCCTGGCCATCGGCGAGCCGCCCGCCACCAAGGGCTATCCGCCATCCGTCTTCGCCAAGCTGCCCGTGCTGGTGGAACGGGCCGGCAATGGCGAGGAAGGCGGCGGCTCGATCACGGCCTTCTACACCGTGCTGACCGAGGGCGACGACCAGCAGGACCCGATCGCCGACTCGGCGCGCGCCATTCTGGACGGGCATATCGTGCTCAACCGCCGCCTGGCCGAAGCGGGCCATTATCCGGCCATCGACATCGAGCAATCGATTTCGCGCGCCGCCCACTCGATCACCACGCACGAGCACCAGCAGCAGGCGCGCAAGCTGAAACAGCTGTATTCGCGCTACGAGCGCAGCCGCGACCTGATCAGCGTGGGCGCCTACAGCGCCGGCACCGACCCCGTGCTGGACCAGGCCATCGCCCTGCATGAAAAGATCGAGGCGTTTTTGCAACAGCAAATCACGGAGCGGGTCAGCATGGATGAGAGCTTGGGGCAACTTACCGCTCTATTCGACTGATTAGGACTTGCATAGCGGGAATATAATCAGCCATGGCTTCTCCTTCCCAACTTGCTACCCTGATCGACCTTGCCCAGCGCGAAACGGACGATTGCGCCAAGCGCCTGGGCGCGGCCCTGAAAGCGCTCGACGATTGCCGCCAGAAGCTCGACATGCTGTCCGGCTACCGCGACGACTATGCCAAGCGCTTCGAGGCGAGCATGAGCAACGGCATCACGCCCATGGCTTACCGCAACTTCCAGGCCTTCATGGTCAAGCTCGACAGCGCCATCCTGGGCCAGCAGCAAGTGGTCGAGCATGCGCAGACGCGCAGCGAGAATGAAAAGATGCGCTGGCAACTGGCCGAACGCAAGCGCATGTCGTACACCACTCTGAACAACCGGGCGCAGGAACAGGCGCTGAAGCTGGAAAACAAGCGCGACCAGAAAGCAATGGATGAGCACGCGGCGAGACAAGCCTATTACAAACGCTAAGCAACACTGAGGCAGCATCATGCAAACCCAGCCAACACCGATTTCCCAGATCATCTCGCCAAACGCCACGCCCGGTGCCGCCAACCGCAGCCAGCCGTCCACCAGCGGCGCGGCGGGCGACTTCCAGCGCACCCTGAACCGCCAGATCGAGCAACGCCAGGCCAGCCGTAATATGGCGCAAGCGCCAGCGCCGGCGCCGGCACGTCCCGCCAGCCCTGCGGCTGCGCCAGCACCCGCGACGCCGGCGCCCGCCAATGAAGCGAAGCCGGCGCAAGCGGGCACCGAACAGGCGGCCAGCAGCGAACAGCCGCCCGCACCAGCTACCGAGGCGGCGCCCCCCGCCAACGGCGACAATGACAGCGCCACGGCAGAGGCCAGCGTGCCCGCCGTTCCCGCGACGACAGTCACGCCGCCAGCCGACCCGGCCGCCGAGATGCTGGCCCTCGTGGGCAGCATCCAGCTGGCCATCCAACCGCCGGCGCCAGCCGCCAACGCCGTGCCGGAACTGCCGGCGCGCGCCAGCGTCAAGGCCGACGGCAAGGGCCTGGCAACCGGTCCATTGCTGGCAGCGGGCCAGGGCAGCGGCAAGGCCGCCGCCACCGTCATCGCGCAAGCGGACAGCGGCGACTTTGCCGACAGCCTGGGCCAGGCCCAGGGCAAGGCGGCCGCCACACCAGGCGCCGGCGTGCCGGCAGGCAAGGCCGAGCCGGGCAAGCTGGCCGTCGACGCCCAGCTGGCGGCCACCGCCAAGGCGGGCGCCGCCGTAGCCGAACCCATCTTCAAGGAAACGCCTGCCGACCTGAGCCGCCTTGCGGCCCAGTTGCAGCCGGGCGCGCTGCAGCAGGCCGCGGCCGCCGTGGCCGTGCCGGCCGACAAGCTGACGGGCCGGGTCGGCTCGCCGGCCTGGGACCAGCAACTGGGGCAGAAAGTCGTGTGGATGGCGGCCGGCGGCGACCAGAGCGCCACCCTGACCCTGAATCCGCCCGATCTGGGGCCCGTGCAGGTGGTCCTGACGGTCACCAATGATCAGGCCGATGCCGCCTTCATGTCGGCCCAGCCGGAAGTACGCCAGGCGCTGGAAGCGGCCATGCCGCGCCTGCGCGAAATGATGAGCGAAGCGGGCATCGCCTTCGGCAGCGCCACCGTCTCGGCCGGCACGCCGGAACAGCAAAACCATGGCGAGCGCGCCGCCTCGGGCGAACGCCGTGGCAATGGTCAGGGTGGCGGCACCTCCGGCGGCGAGATCGCCATCGCGCCGGCAGCTGGCGGCCGCAGCCGACCCAGCCTGAGTGCCGTGGATACCTTTGCCTGACGACAATTCGTCGTCCGCAGGCCACAGGCGCGCGCCTCGGCATAACTTTTCGTATAAAAACAGCGAGTTGAGGGCGCTTCCGCCCTCTTTTCACTGCATCCTTCTGCGCAGAATTTGCCGATAATGACATAATGGCGTCGTGATCCACTTCCATGCACCCGAGTACCATTGAAAGCAAATCCAAAAATGAAAGCAGATCCGAAAGCAGATGCAGGCCTGGCCCCCGCCGGCGCCTCGAAAAAGAAGCTTCTGATCATCGTGCTGGCCTCGGTGCTGGTGGCCGGCGGCATCGGCGGCGGTGCCGCCTGGTACTTCTTGCATGGCAAGGCCGATAAAGAAGAAGCGGCGCCGAGCAAGAAAAAACACGCCGCTTCCAAGGCAGGTCCGCCCGTTTTCGTCCCCGTCGATGCCTTCACCGTCAACTTGCAGCCGGAAAATGGCGAGCAATATCTGCAGATCGCGTTTACCCTGCAGGTGGGCAGTCCGGAAGAAATGGATAGCATCAAGCTGAACATGCCGAAAGTGCGCAGCCGCTTGTTGCTGCTGCTGTCCGGCAAGAAGGCGTCCGAACTCAATACCGTGGAAGGCAAGCAGCAGCTGGCGGCCGAAATCATCAATCAGGTGAACCAGCCGTTCGAGGACAAAGGGCCGGAGCAGGACGTGACGGACGTATTATTTACCGCATTCATCATTCAATAAGCAGCCATGGCCGATAATTTCCTCTCCCAGGAAGAAGTCGATGCCCTTCTGAAGGGCGTCAACGGAGACCAGGACGACGCGCAGACGCCGGAAGATGTCACGGGAGTTCGTACCTACAACCTGGCAACCCAGGAGCGCATCGTGCGCGGCCGGATGCCGACGTTGGAAATTATCAACGAGCGTTTCGCCCGGCTGCTGCGCGTGGGCCTGTTCAACTTCCTGCGCCGCAGCGCCGAAGTGTCGGTCGGCTCCGTGCGCGTCTCGAAGTACAGCGAGTTCATCCGTAATCTGGTGGTGCCGACCAATCTGAACCTGGTGCACATGAAGCCGCTGCGCGGCACGGCCCTGATGGTCTTCGATCCGGGCCTCGTCTTCCTGCTGGTCGACAACCTGTTCGGCGGCGACGGACGCTTCCATACCCGCGTCGAAGGGCGCGACTTTACGCAGACGGAGCAGCGCATCATCCTGCGCATCCTCGATATCGTCTTCGAAGCCTATACCAAGTCGTGGGAGCCGGTCTTCCCCGTCGAATTCGAATATATCCGTTCAGAAATGAACACGCAGTTCGCCAACATCGCCACGCCGAACGAGGTGGTGGTGGCGTCCACGTTTACGGTGGAACTGGGCTCCGTTTCCGGACAAATCCACTTCTGCATGCCGTATTCGATGATCGAGCCGATCCGCGATTCGCTGACCTCGAGCCTGCAGGGCGAGGCGCTGGAAGTGGACAAGCGCTGGATCCGCCTGATGACGCAGCAGATCCAGATCGCCGAAGTCGAGCTGGTGGCCTCGCTGGGCACGGCGCGCGTGTCGTTCGACGAGATTTTGAACATGAAGGTGGGCGACATCATCCCCCTGAATATTCCCGAACTGATCGCCGCCACCGTCGACGGCGTGCCCGTGATGGATTGCACGTATGGCGTGTTGAACGGACAATATGCGCTGAAAGTCGAAAAGTTGCTGGCGAATGCCGACAATATGAATAACCATTAAGAAATACCCGGATCGCGCTGCGGTCCGTATCTGTACAACAGGAGAAACACATGTCTGACAACCAAGACGACCAAAGCGCGGAAGACGATTGGGGCGCGGCCATTGCCGAGCAGGCCAAGGCGGAAGCCGAAGCGCTGCAGAACCAGGCCGCCACTACGGCCAGCGCGGCGAGCGCCGCCGTGTTCAAGGACTTTTCCAAGCAGGCATCGAAGTCGGAAACGCACAACGATATCGATTTCATCCTCGATATTCCCGTGCAGCTGACGGTCGAACTGGGCCGCACCAAGATCGCCATCAAGAACCTGCTGCAACTGGCGCAGGGTTCCGTGGTCGAGCTCGACGGCCTGGCCGGCGAACCGATGGACGTGCTGGTCAACGGCTGCCTGATCGCCCAGGGCGAAGTGGTGGTGGTCAATGACAAGTTCGGCATCCGCCTGACCGACATCATCACGCCTTCCGAACGCATCCGAAAATTGAATAAATGAAGCCTGGCCTGTTGATTTCCACCGTGCTGCCGCTCCTGGCGGCATGCAGCATTGCCCACGCGGAACCGGCAGCCGCGTCGGCGCCGGCGGCCAGCGCCGCCAGCGCTTCCGTCGCGGCAGCAAGCGTGACACCGCCCGTTGCCGCAGCAACGGTGCCGGCCACCTCGCCTGCCGCCGCCCTGCCCGCCATGCCGGCGGGTGCGCCCATGACGATGGCGCCGACAAGCTCGGCCGGCAGCCTGCTGCAAACCATCTTCGCGCTGATGTTCGTGCTGGCCCTGCTGATCGGCCTGGCCTGGTTCATGAAACGCTATGGCCCCAAGGTCATGGGCGGCAACAACAAGATGCGCGTCGTCAGCTCGCTCAACCTGGGCGGACGCGAACGCATCGTCCTCGTCGAAGTGGCCGACCAGTGGATCGTCGTCGGCGCCTCGCCCGGCAGGATCAACGCGCTGGCCACCATGCCGCGCCAGGAAGGCGAGTTGCCGCAACTGGCGACGGCGCAAAACGGCCCTGCGGCCGCCAATTTTTCCGAGTGGCTGAAACAGACCATCGAAAAACGCAATGGGAAATAAGCAGCAGATGGCGTGGTCCACCTTGAAGACTCCCCTGACCTGGCTGCTGGCGGCCGCCGCTCTGGCCTTGCCGCTGTGGGCGCTGGCCGAACCGGGCATCCCGGCCTTCAACAGCACGCCGGCGCCGGGCGGCGGCCAGAATTACTCGCTGCCGGTGCAGACGCTCATCCTGATGACGTCGCTCACCTTCCTGCCGGCGGCCCTCTTGATGATGACCTGCTTTACGCGCATCATCATCGTGTTGTCCCTGCTGCGCCAGGCCATCGGCACGCAATCGGCGCCGCCGAACCAGGTGCTGGTGGGGCTGGCCCTGTTTTTGACCCTGTTCGTCATGGGCCCCGTGTTCGACAAGATCTATACGGATGCGTATCAACCGTATCAGGAAAACAAGATCAGCATGCAGCAGGCGATGGACAAGGGCGTCGATCCCCTGAAAACCTTCATGCTCAAGCAGACGCGCCAGGCCGACCTGGCCCTGTTCGCCAAGATGTCGCGCTCGGCGGCCCTGCAAGGCCCGGAAGACGTGCCGCTGCGCATCCTCGTGCCCGCCTTCGTCACCAGCGAACTGAAGACGGCGTTCCAGATCGGCTTTGCCATCTTCATCCCGTTTCTGATCATCGACATGGTGGTCGCCAGCGTGCTGATGTCGATGGGGATGATGATGATGTCGCCGGCGACGATCTCGCTGCCGTTCAAGCTGATGCTGTTCGTGCTCGTCGACGGCTGGCAGTTGCTGCTGGGCTCGCTGTCCCAGAGTTTTTACTAGGGGAAGTACGATGACACCCGAAAGCGTCATGACCTTGGGCCGCCATGCGATGGAAATCACCCTGATGGTGGCCGCGCCCATGCTGCTCGTCGCCCTCATCATCGGCTTGATCGTCAGTATCTTCCAGGCGGCCACGCAGATCAACGAGGCGACCCTGTCCTTCATCCCCAAGCTGGTCGGCATCTTCGTCGCCATCGTCGTGGCCGGCCCTTGGATGCTGTCCGTCATGCTCGACTACATGCGCCAGGTGTTCACGGGCATCCCGAACCTGGTCGGCTAGTGCAGCGATTGTTGCCATGCTGACCCTGTCGAGCATCGAACTGAACACGTGGATCGCAGCACTGCTGTGGCCGCTTAGCCGCATCCTCGGCCTGATCGCGGCCGCCCCCCTGTTCGGCAACGCGGCCGTGCCGGCCACCGTGAAGGTGACCCTGGGCGCGCTGCTGGCCATGATCATCGCCCCCACCGTGCCGGCCTTGCCTGCCATCAACCCGATGTCCCTGCCCGGCCTGCTGATCCTCACGCAAGAGATGCTGGTCGGGCTGGCCATGGGCTTTTCCATCCGCATCGTGTTTTCCGCCATCGAAATGGCCGGTGAACTCAGCAGTCTGACCATGGGCCTGGGCTTCGCCTCGTTCTTCGATCCGCAAACCAAGGGCAGGTCGTCCGCCATCAGCCAGTTCCTCGTCATGCTGGCCACCTTGATGTTTTTGACCGTCAACGGCCATCTGGTCTTGCTGGCGGCGCTGGCGGAAAGCTTCGTCAGCCTGCCGATTTCATCGAGTCCCATCAGCGGCGGCGGTTTCCAGCAATTGGCGGCCTGGGGCGGGGAAATCTTCCGTTCCGGCCTGCAAATTTCGCTGCCCATCATCGCCGCCCTGCTGCTGACCAACGTGGCGCTGGGCATCTTGACGCGGGCCGCGCCGCAGCTGAACATTTTCGGTATCGGTTTCCCCGTCACCCTGGGCGTGGGCTTGCTGGTGATCGGCATGGTCCTGCCCTATCTGGCCACGCCGTTCCAGAACATGTTCCTGCGCGGCATAGAAACGGCGCGCTTGCTGCCGCGCGGCTTTGCCACGCGCGACCGGCCGCCGCCGCCGGCGCCGCCGCATCCCCTGCGCCCGGCAGCGCCGACGCCGCTGCCGCCCGCGCGCTGATCAGGGCTGCCAGCCCAGCGCGTGGCGCAACAGCAGCGCCGACAACACGAACATGGTCACGCCGATCAAGCCATCGAGCACTTGCCAGGCCCGGGGCCGCGCAAACCACGGCGCCAGCCAGCGCGCGCCATAGCCCAACGATGCAAACCACAGCAGGCTGGCCGCGCTGGCGCCGGCGATGAAGCAGCCACGCAGCGCGCCCGGTTGCTGGGCGCCGATGCTTCCCACCAGCAAGACCGTATCGAGATAGACATGGGGATTGAGCAAGGTAAATGCGGCCGCCTGGGCCAGGATGGCGCCCAGCGCCAGCCCGGCACCGCCTTCGGCCGCGCGCAGCTGCTGCGGC
This window of the Janthinobacterium agaricidamnosum genome carries:
- the fliN gene encoding flagellar motor switch protein FliN; protein product: MSDNQDDQSAEDDWGAAIAEQAKAEAEALQNQAATTASAASAAVFKDFSKQASKSETHNDIDFILDIPVQLTVELGRTKIAIKNLLQLAQGSVVELDGLAGEPMDVLVNGCLIAQGEVVVVNDKFGIRLTDIITPSERIRKLNK
- the fliO gene encoding flagellar biosynthetic protein FliO; protein product: MKPGLLISTVLPLLAACSIAHAEPAAASAPAASAASASVAAASVTPPVAAATVPATSPAAALPAMPAGAPMTMAPTSSAGSLLQTIFALMFVLALLIGLAWFMKRYGPKVMGGNNKMRVVSSLNLGGRERIVLVEVADQWIVVGASPGRINALATMPRQEGELPQLATAQNGPAAANFSEWLKQTIEKRNGK
- the fliP gene encoding flagellar type III secretion system pore protein FliP (The bacterial flagellar biogenesis protein FliP forms a type III secretion system (T3SS)-type pore required for flagellar assembly.) produces the protein MAWSTLKTPLTWLLAAAALALPLWALAEPGIPAFNSTPAPGGGQNYSLPVQTLILMTSLTFLPAALLMMTCFTRIIIVLSLLRQAIGTQSAPPNQVLVGLALFLTLFVMGPVFDKIYTDAYQPYQENKISMQQAMDKGVDPLKTFMLKQTRQADLALFAKMSRSAALQGPEDVPLRILVPAFVTSELKTAFQIGFAIFIPFLIIDMVVASVLMSMGMMMMSPATISLPFKLMLFVLVDGWQLLLGSLSQSFY
- the fliQ gene encoding flagellar biosynthesis protein FliQ; translation: MTPESVMTLGRHAMEITLMVAAPMLLVALIIGLIVSIFQAATQINEATLSFIPKLVGIFVAIVVAGPWMLSVMLDYMRQVFTGIPNLVG
- the fliR gene encoding flagellar biosynthetic protein FliR, yielding MLTLSSIELNTWIAALLWPLSRILGLIAAAPLFGNAAVPATVKVTLGALLAMIIAPTVPALPAINPMSLPGLLILTQEMLVGLAMGFSIRIVFSAIEMAGELSSLTMGLGFASFFDPQTKGRSSAISQFLVMLATLMFLTVNGHLVLLAALAESFVSLPISSSPISGGGFQQLAAWGGEIFRSGLQISLPIIAALLLTNVALGILTRAAPQLNIFGIGFPVTLGVGLLVIGMVLPYLATPFQNMFLRGIETARLLPRGFATRDRPPPPAPPHPLRPAAPTPLPPAR
- a CDS encoding LysE/ArgO family amino acid transporter translates to MTLSTATTPLVFSVFLQGLTLGLGLIVAIGSQNAFVLRQGLRREHVGAIVLFCALADAALIAAGVLGMAHALGQRPLLASALALGGAVFLAVYGWQALRRARRPQQLRAAEGGAGLALGAILAQAAAFTLLNPHVYLDTVLLVGSIGAQQPGALRGCFIAGASAASLLWFASLGYGARWLAPWFARPRAWQVLDGLIGVTMFVLSALLLRHALGWQP